ACGCAGATCCCACCCCGCTGCGGCCAAACCGGTCAATGCGGCCCACGTTCCATACACGTACGTGATCCCCCAGCGGCCGAACCACGATCCGTCCCGCTGCTGATGTTCCGCCAACCAGGTGACAGCTTTTCTGATCACGGGATGACGGCGATCCAAGCCCGTGAACCGGCACACGCACTCCAGAGTTCGCCCTGTCAGGTCGGCTGTGGACGGATCGGTCCACACCGTGCGCGCGTCATGAAAAGGCAACAACCATTGCGGCCATTTCTTGTCCGTATTTTTTTCAAACGCCGACCAGCCGCCGTCGCGGTTCTGCATGGAAATCAACCAGGTCATGCCACGCTCCCACGCTGACCGATATTCGCCTCCTCGTTGACATACTGCCGGCGTCAAGGCGCGTAAACAGGCCGATGTGTCATCCATGTCCGGATTGATCGTGTTGATATCGGAAAAACCCCATCCTCCCGCAGGCACACCTGGATTTTTCAACGCCCAGTCCGTTCGTTTCGTCTGTTGACGGGACAACAGATAACGGAGACTCCGCTCGATGGCGGGGTGATCCGGCTTCAAACCGCTTTCCAACAGTGCGTGCTTGATCAGGGACGTATCCCATACCAAGGAATTGGTCTCCTGTAGATGAAGCCCCTCATCCAACGGATAGACAAACGCACGCAACCCCTGCATTGCCCGCACCAAGACCGGATGATCCTTGGGATAATCCAGCGCTAACAAGGCAAACACCATCAAAAACGT
This DNA window, taken from Polycladomyces subterraneus, encodes the following:
- a CDS encoding prenyltransferase/squalene oxidase repeat-containing protein; translation: MGGGVHDWRLEPDGTLYSYFTSTFLMVFALLALDYPKDHPVLVRAMQGLRAFVYPLDEGLHLQETNSLVWDTSLIKHALLESGLKPDHPAIERSLRYLLSRQQTKRTDWALKNPGVPAGGWGFSDINTINPDMDDTSACLRALTPAVCQRGGEYRSAWERGMTWLISMQNRDGGWSAFEKNTDKKWPQWLLPFHDARTVWTDPSTADLTGRTLECVCRFTGLDRRHPVIRKAVTWLAEHQQRDGSWFGRWGITYVYGTWAALTGLAAAGWDLRHPTVRRVVRWLLRTQRRDGGWGESCRGDRERRYVPLSFSTPSQTAWALDALIAVHDRPTPEIKAGVRCLLELLEKQDPRVFRYPTGAGLAGQFYVHYHSYGYIWPLLALSHYRNKYSHVDE